The segment TGGCGCGGTGATCGTCTGGTTGAGCTCGGCGTGACCGGCGTGAGGTAGATCGGTGTCGGTGGCTGGATCGGAGCTCTCGTTCTTTCTCTCGCTCGTTGGCTTGATTGGAGCTCTcgttctttctctttctctctctctctctctctctgtgttttgcGTTCTTTCTCtcgctctctttctcttttgcgTGACCTGGAAatgatttgaagtgaaaatgagattgtaaaatcatttccgggtCAAAGGAGTAAATTTCGGTCAACAGGAagtgattttccggaaaatttcattttccgTTGCTGCCAAACACGCGGGtttgggggaaaatgatttcctgaaatcattttcccccaaaacAAACGCACCCTTATTGTGCTGTTAGCCACGTAGACATTAAAACTAatgttagttaaaaaaaatgactaataatgttcaattttgaaacttgagagaCCAATAGTGCTCACTTGAAACATAAAGGACCAATTGCGCTTATAGGGTAAATTTTAGGAATCAATAGTGTAGtttcgccttttttttttttataatcaaatttgttgacattaattttttatattgtattcttttttgaaTATAATATAATCATTGTTATGGAGATGGCCTATGGCTAGATCTTTCGCTTCCtcttataagtggataaagttTTCTTATTGTTTGAAAAGTCGTCCAATAGAACATAAAAGggtttccaaaatattttacttaacaAATCATTACAAATAAACTTTGCAACGTTAAAAACTCTTCAAACTCCAAAGACAATTCCTCTCTCATCACGGTTCAACTATTGACTGCCATTAATTGGCAGTTGACCAGTATTGACTATTTGTGGATTTTCCccaaattcctttttttttttttaattataaatttttcgAATAAATTCAGACTTTAGGGTCAATGTTAACATTTGAGGCTCCCAAATgaccgtaaaaaaaaaaaaaaaaatagctcatTTTCAATATTGCAACCAAATACATGACAATGAGTCAATTTTTGACAAATATTTTTAgtcaaaacaaatggagcatCTATTTCATAGGAAAACTTTTATAAATTCTTCTTTGACCCCTTTAGAATTGAAGTCATTCAAAGTGAAATTTTGGAGAATTATAACACTTTTATAACTCAACATGATGCAACCATCCAAAAttaactgtaaggttgaatttattcaaccatctaattggctttattccgtgccaaatttgcttgtaattcagcatttagtaaccctgtatttaggtgggattgttgtaagggtagtgagtgagatagagtgaagattgctcaagagtgtgcaagaaaacagagtgtcgcgggtggactcgcggctgcaagccgccagaagctgcacacgtgccaagcatgctggaagatgaacagtcatgctagctggagcactacaggacaaaacaggacaactggccatacggttaacttgcgactggatctcgcgacttggtcaagccgcgaggtcaagccgcgagccacccctgttttggaaaaacctgacgtttcacattcctcttcactccagtataaatacccttttaacccacgattgaaagagagcttccagagaaaattttgagagagaaaccctaaagaaaaatcagattgtttcacccacaatctataccttagagtctcttcaaattcccttactctcttcctctccattgtcaaatccttgagaggcattataccaaacctggttctcaccattatcatctctgtgagacagtcgtttggagttctgggaagcagttaggaaggagacaatcttcattggttgatgctacggtgtagtagcggaattcgggaagctagaaaagaaaaaggttcggcgcaacctcgttggagcaagaagcttggagggcttaggtgcactgggtagattaggcttggagggtctattgctgtccttgtatcccaactgtattttctagtggattgattaccgcttggagggcggtggagaggtttttcgccgaggacttcggtttcctcttcgataacacatcgcgtgttgtctttgtgtttgcatcttccttcctctctatctttgcctttatattatctactgtggattttattctgttatggcttagatagtatttaaccaatttcatattatagcatatgttaagtttccgcacacttattgtttgacatattgcttgtgttggttaagttaatttttgggggtctaaacgttcaaaagtgtttttgtacacgtttttgaactttcaattggtatcagagcgggtacacttgttgtggtttaaatacctaagtgtgatccttgaccccttgtgtttatttgccatggattgtgctttgtatgactctttgcatgatttggttggtaatgaatgtaacatgccacgtgtttgtgaaattgcctctatgagtgttaatcctcataagtgtgatgacatgttatttgaatctatgggtggtGTTGAAaaactcttaaagaaaaatgctaagaagtttcaaaagaatttgagcaagttattttgtgaaaaggatgatttgattgctaagctcaatgaatccaacaaattggttgagaaatataaaaaacttgctgaaatttctcatgaaaagctgaaagagtttgaatgtttgaatatggacttggatgctaaacttgttttgtctaacaaacttgttgatgagttaaaatgtgaaaatgaatctcttaagatgcatgccaagtgtttgattgctgaacctattgttaaaaaggatgataatatttgttgcaatcatgttgtggtacccgattttgtgcctagtgtgtgttctaccttaaaggacaaatcggtgtatattcctccacataaaagaaatcaaaaggtggagagaaaggctgttaagtcaaagcctccgttgaggtctcaacctaaggttttgaatggatctaagtttgttctaacttgccaccattgcagtgtgattggtcatataagacctcaatgctccaagttgaaaagagaacaaaataatgttgctagatctcttcccaaaaagcttagtagacctaaacacattgtgtgtcaccattgtggtgtctttggtcatgtaagacctcaatgctctaagtttcatgcttttaaaataatcaaaagaaaagaaaaacttgagctttttggaagttgtgctaaaaagagtaaaccggttttgagtgaaaatagcatgttgttaaagaaaatgtttgatgctcttaactccttgactatgtgcatctccggttctcattcttccaaccctcgtctcacttctcttgagacactcattccaaacaatcgttccgtttggatgaggaagggttcctatggttgagcctttgctcttttggtctttgatctaattctttcgatctttgtaggacccttcatgcattaaatgtcataacttcatgcattttgtgcatcttgcatttatttgtatgcattgttttgtttttgatcttacttttatatttcagttttgtgtgagtaaaaaatccaaaaccacataaaaagtgaaaaattcaaaaagtttgatcgtatatgtttgagcacatatcacatgtgagtttggccttgtacctttgtacaaatggctttgtgcatttacgagcttagcttgttatttttgcacttatatctttgtgggaaaaatcttgacatctttgtgtgattgttgtaaatcgatcttcaagcttgtcatgaatgattagtcaatagtcatgttggttttgatacatgcatagacttgtgcttatatctcttcccactcttttatttttattgcttaaagagctcaataaatgtaaatctcaaaatgaaaagagataatgagctgcaaaagccatcgcacatactagtattcgactaggaaaaagggaaagcgacttaaatgaaattgtatgatgcccaaaaagccaaaggcttgttcatcaaattgaaatatcacaaatttcaggcatcgatctcaaaatgagatgttttgattcaaaatgatcaaatgttatgaattgtaaagaagccaaatgaaaagtttcatcatatgtaatcatgTTCTTgtaggaggtcatatatgttcatttctataattgagatagaccacttgacttagcactagttgtgtatgacttgattgaattgatcattgaagcttcactctagactaaggactattccacatttgatacacacacacaacacacatgcctaatgttcaatgaatgtctcattcatttgttagattgtacttgtctaaatgtgatgtgtgtgtgctcaatcatatatggttcaatccaaaaatatttttgatcattttatatgtttttggaagtgatttttatcactttttgtgtttatgtttagtgcttacttagtttttcaatgtttaaacatgttctggtttgaaaaacaagtgtcagattttttggccactcattttggctacttgcgtgagctgccagcaagctgccagttttggctggtcggtttggcggcttgcaagctgcgagtctaagccgcgagttcagacagagaggtttcgtggctcactcgcgacttggctcgcgagtcgccagtcgcgagtcgcccagaatcagctttttaaagagctttttcgtgggaaacttgttttaaacctctcccatcctctctaaaacccctctttctatatttttacatcaaaacccaatcaatttgaatggtttttcaatccattaacatctctaaggtaattataaactcttttcattgattttgatccttagattatgttttggagagttttgtgctcttggttgggattttcatcataggggttgggaaaacttattttttgtcaattttcttcatgggattggtttattttgttgatatgcattggatgttggccccttgtggcagaaagaacatgtattaagggtggatttcatgatgttcatgaattgtttcacatttttgttcatagtgtgcatgtttggtgtttgataaaatgcctcttagacattttctcgcttgtttggactccgatgagtaccaaactttggggtttctcatgtttcctcattaggaacatgtttggtttattggttgtgtatttaacacaccttgccccacatgtgcatttttcatgcattggtcatgcattgcacttagccacctcttgcacacacctttgctacccttgtcatgcattggtctagaccttgcttcttcatcctagcatgtcatgcttaccttatgctttgtagcatgttactttgtcttaggtttgagcttcattttctcattcatcttgcacccctcatgcatcattagcattgttcataccttcatctcttgccctcgtttcttcttgaccctttgtctattcctgacaaaaagggggagagtatactctagagaatgtttcggagtattttgtcatttctatatgactcttgtgcacatccttagggggagaaattctatttctcatgcacatttgtagggggagagatattccataggggagatgcatataccaagggggagaagacattgtgttaactagaaaaccttgttctatttgttttcttgttggctttatggtgctttgtgttatgctttggtgttctcgacattgtgttaactagaaaaccttgttctgtttgttttcttgttggctttatggtgctttgtgttatgctttggtgttctcattgcatcatgtttgtgctttggacatgcatatatccctatgttattatgcttcattgaatgcttgttcagatgatcatttgctttgctatgtgatcattgtagtcatttctatacttgttatattatacttgtcatttattacttgctttaccttgagggtctaatgtgttttgtgcaagtgtttcagggtacaagtatatatatatgttccaagtgcatcacagcttctcatcactttgaaggggagaaattttaagcacttttagtttatattgtttaagtttttattcaatatattgtgtttgtacccatgtgcttttgtaagcttttagggttattgttttatgcatagtttgtaggctttatggtatgtaccttgcttaagtgcagcctttatgctatgttgaaatcagtaccttaatctaaatgttctgcattttggtttatgtactgtcactcttgtgcccttgtaggattgttcctagatgcatatgccttgtgtgctatgcattggttgagtgttgtgcatacaagtgtcttgccttgtgcttgttaacttgtatgtccttgtgttcattccaagtgtgaatgagcattgtgatcactaccttgtggtgttcacttggttgatcaagccatggtttgtttattaactccatctttgcttgatcacattctgcctgtttcatatgcatttatatttttctgcttacaatgatcatggtgtattgttgtgtttcaggagtttatgttcatatgattcaagtgcttcacagcttctagagttaggtgtgagtgagttttgttcaactgttcccaactcacatgttaagtctagagtctgttttagggttttgtcacggaatagccaaagggggagattgtaaggttgaatttattcaaccatctaattggctttattccgtgccaaatttgcttgtaattcagcatttagtaaccctgtatttaggtgggtttgttgtaagggtagtgagtgagatagagtgaagtttgctcaagagtgtgcaagaaaacagagtgtcgcggctgggactcgcgggtggactcgcggctgcaagtcgccagaagctgcacacgtgccaagcatgctggaagatgaacagtcatgctagctggagcactacaggacaaaacaggacaactggccatacggttaactcgcgactggatctcgcgacttggtcaagccgcgaggtcaagccgcgagccacccctgttttggaaaaacctgacgtttcacattcctcttcactccagtataaatacccttttaacccacgattgaaagagagcttccagagagaattttgagagagaaaccctaaagaaaaacaagattgtttcacatacaatccctaccttagagtctcatcaaaatccctcactctcttcctctccattgtcaaatccttgagaggcattataccagacctggttctcaccattatcatctctgtgagacagtcgtttggagttctgggaagcagttaggaaggagccaatcttcattggttgatgctacggtgtagtagcggaatccggaaagctagaaaagaaaaaggttcggcgcaacctcgttggagcaagaagcttggagggcttaggtgcactgggtagattaggcttggagggtctattgctgtccttgtatcccaactgtattttctagtggattgattaccgcttggagggcggcggagaggtttttcgccgaggtcttcggtttcctcttcgataacacatcgggtgttatctttgtgtttgcatcttccttcctctctatctctgcctttatattatctgctgtgattttattatgttatggcttagatagtttttatcctatttcacattatagcatatgttaagtttccgcacacttgttgtttaacatattgcttgtgttggttaagttattttttgggggtctaaacgttcaaaagtgtattggtacacgtttttgaactttcattaacTTTTGCCAAGTTATGTTTTGGATTCAAGTTTGGCATGCCAATTTCATAAAGATTTAATTTTGGCTCTTCATTATtttggttataaaaaaaattatcaaaccaACTTATCCATTTTATTCCCATTTCCAAACCAATTGtttacataatttaatttgaagaagtatAGGTTTGAGGAGTTTTTCATTGATATTAGGGTGCTTTTGAATGATTTTAATCAAAGAGAAACATAACACACCTTTGGGCCTCaactaaaaaaagtaaaagcttGGGTTTGTGTTGGCACAAAGGTATAAATCattaaattctatttttaattaatagaaACCAATACCTTCTCTTCACTCATTTACCTAGTATACAAAGCTTTTTCAATTGTctactttgaaaattttgagtattgccattattattaatattttgtacTCAAGCAACCTCAAAGGGTCTTAAACATTTATATTTAGCATGTTTAACTTAAAATATTCCAATGAGGTTTCTCTCAGCAATCAAGCATGAAATGAGATGCTTAATTTTTTGCTCGATCAATATATCTCTTGATGAAATAGATTTTGGATTTAGTGGATCCAATATCATTGCTAACCTAAAAAAGTTAGTGGACTAATTCATGAAACCATATCTCCCAAGTATCTTTGcctaatatttttctttctccccTAGCGTTTTATAATTGGTTTGGaccatcattttattattttctatcttctttGCAAGCATGAGTCTGAAATTATCCAAGACATTGTGTAAGGAATTATGGAGAAATTGAGTTCTAAATCCTCAAGCATTTACGAAAATTTGATAGGAATAAATTCTATGGTGGCAGAATTGATCCCTTCGTATGTAGGTTTTCAGAACGATATTTACATGATGGGGATTTGTGGTATGGGGGGTCTGGGAAAAACAACTCTTGCTAGTGCTATATATTACGAGtattcaaattattttgaaggTTCTAGTTATATTGCCAATGTTAgggaaaaatcagaaaaaggtAAACTGCATAAATTACAACAACAATTGCTTGataaaattttggggggaagTAAGAAAAAGATCAACAATGTTCAAGAAGGAGTTGAAGAAATCAATAGTAGTAGGCTACGTCATAAAAGAGTTCTACTTGTCCTAGATGATGTTAATCACAAGGACCAATTAGAAAATTTGGCTGGAAAGCGTGACTGGTTTGGATTGGGGAGTTGGATCATCATAACAACTAGAGATGAACACGTGTTGGTCCAACATGGAGTGCTTAAAATATATAAGCCTAATGGattagatgatgatgatgcctcAACACTTTTTTGTTCGAAAGCCTTCAAAAAAGAGCAACCTGAAGAAGGCTATATGCAGCTCTCCCAGAAAGTTGTAGAATATGCTACTGGCCTTCCATTAGCTCTTGTTACTTTGGGTTCCTTTTTGGTTGGAAGAACAGTAAAAGAGTGGCAAAGTGCATTGGATagttctaaaaatattaaaggaAACATACATGATACACTTAAAATAAGTTACGATGGACTAGAGGAAATGTGGAAGAAGATATTCTtagatattgcatgtttctttgGAGGGTAGAAGAAAGATGAAGTAATACAAATATTAGAGAATTGTGGTTTTGATGCAAGAATTGGTGTAAGTGTTCTTGTGGAAAGATCTCTCCTAACGGTGGATGACGAAGAATGTTTTGGGATGCATAATCTACTATCAGAAATGGGTCAAAAAATTATTCGTTTTGAATCAAGTGGAAAGCTTGGAAAGCAAAGTCGGTTGTGGCTTGTTGAGGACTTGCTTCATGTATTGGAAAATGATATGGCAAGAAAAAAGACAAAGCTATAGTTTTATTTCAATGAATAATATTGAGTTggtatagtaaaataattttgttcaataagtATTTATGTAATGAAATCAAGAATAAAACATTCATTTACCAATTACCATGCTAATATATTGTCAATGATGATctcttatattttgaaaacatgtaTTATCTCTTTGTAATTGtttatgaaattaaatttatttttcatgatGTAATGAACTAATTATTCATCTCTTGGTTACTACCTAGAACAAAAAGGAtatcttaacattttttttaatatgaaaaaaatcattctataggctttattttctttttccgtcAGTTTAAAAGTAATGTTGTGATTTccttcctccccccccccccccccctttggTCTTGAATTTCTAAAAGGTAGAAGTGCACCTTTCAAGTTTTAATGTATGAATTTTAAacagattaataaaaaaaaagatgtaataCAATCTATTAATAGGCCTTTAGATGTAGTACATTTTACTATCAACATATGGTGTTCTACTACGATCTATTAGTTACTAATGGGACTCTTTAGAATCCGTTTGGGTTAGTTTTATgaaaatttatgttttgaaaactttaGAAGTTGtgtttagaaaatgtgtttttcaaaatgaaattaagtGTTTGGTAAAATATCTACAAACTATTattgatatgaaaaattgtaGCGTGAACAATTTTCTAGTGATTTCCATGAGCTGCTATTTGAAAATGCAACTTTTCTTCTATTATAAAAGtataattttcctaaaaatgcGAAACCAAACACCAATCTTATTGCACTTTCatttaaatttctctttttctctacaAAATCGCAATGCCCAATGGTATATAATTTGATGtacattttactattttaaaatattaaatttgcGGTTGGGCCCAGCATTTTTGAGGGCcgttaaaagaaatatatattttagagagttttatatATGGAAAACTTAGggagtagattttttttttatttttttatttttttttattttatataatctcCTTTACAGCTTTAAAAACGGTATAACAGTTGAATAATT is part of the Quercus robur chromosome 9, dhQueRobu3.1, whole genome shotgun sequence genome and harbors:
- the LOC126699782 gene encoding TMV resistance protein N-like; this translates as MEKLSSKSSSIYENLIGINSMVAELIPSYVGFQNDIYMMGICGMGGLGKTTLASAIYYEYSNYFEGSSYIANVREKSEKGKLHKLQQQLLDKILGGSKKKINNVQEGVEEINSSRLRHKRVLLVLDDVNHKDQLENLAGKRDWFGLGSWIIITTRDEHVLVQHGVLKIYKPNGLDDDDASTLFCSKAFKKEQPEEGYMQLSQKVVEYATGLPLALVTLGSFLVGRTVKEWQSALDSSKNIKGNIHDTLKISYDGLEEMWKKIFLDIACFFGG